One Simkaniaceae bacterium genomic window, ATAAACAGCTGAATTCTTATAAATTTAGCTATTTATACTGACTAAATTTCTAATAATTGTTAGTTTTTTATTGAAAATTTATTGAGAAAAGATTTGAATATTTTTTATTCCCTAGAAATATCAATAGGGTAAATTTTGACATTTTAAAAAACCCCCTCTATGAATAGAAGAGGTTTTTTTGACGGTCAAGGAATATTGGCTATCACATCGTTGGCCGCGTGAGAGATCCCCCGCTAAAGCAGGGAGATTGGCCCGCTTGGTCTCCGTTTAAAGTTTTTCATTTTTTTTTAACTGAGAGTTATTATGAGACTATTATATCTTGCATCCGTCATGCTTTGCACCGGAACAATCTTTTCAGCATTCAATGAACCTGAACAAATTCCACCTGCACAAAAAACACCCCCCCTTGTGACATTGGCCGACCGGAGCTACACTTTTGAATCCCATTTTTTCGGGTTGATTTTGCAACCTTATGCCAATAATCTCGACTATGGGGCTGTGGCGCTCCCACTCAATTACGGTGATGCTCAACCGGCAGTTTCGCCAAATTGGACCATTCCGGAAATTTCAACAGATTTCCATTTTGGATTTGATGTAGGTATTGCCGGAATCTTCCATGATGCCAACTCTACTCTAATGCTAAATTGGGAATGGTATCACTCTCCTACAGATTCAGCAACAATCACAGTTGCCTCAGACAATATGGTAGGACCCTTTTTTGAAATCGGTCCGGATGCCTCCTCCTACAAAAAAGCCAAAGGGATGACAAACTTCCATTTTGACGAAGTCAACCTCAACTATGGAACTTTTGTCAATTTTGGAAAGCTTGTGAAGATGAATCTCTTCTCCGGGGTTAGTTTTATGCGCTTATTGCAACACTATTCAACCCGATTCTCAAATCTCAATGACACAATCATTAGAACACTTGACGTTCCATCAAAATTTATAGGAGCCGGACCACAATTGGGCCTTGATTTTGCAACAACCATTATTGAGGGATTTCAGTTCGTAGGAAATGCACGCGCTTCCCTCTTTGTCGGAAAATTCACTAATAGTACAACCTATAGCACCACATCCACTGATCTCGCTGACCTTGGCGATCAAAACCCTAATATCCAAACAACAAGTGTTGGAGATAAAATGGGGATTGTTCCCGGGCTGGAAGGAAGACTTGGCCTTCTCTACGAGTGGTTGTTTTCCGAACACTACATGGTGAAACTAGAAGCAGGCTATCAAGGACAAGTTTATATCAATGCGATCAGATCCATTGATATGGGTAGTGAAGTTGCACTTGGGGATATCGGATCTGTAGGAAGTGCCACAACAGGCGTCTATGCCCGCACATTTTTGCGGACTGTTAGCGATTTTGCTCTTGCAGGACCTTATGTCTCAATTTATTTTGGTTTTTAATAAGATTAAAAACTACCGTTACAAATTCCGATTCAGCATATAAAGATAGGTTTTTGATAATGCGGGGTAAAGCTGCCTTTTTACCTCATCGAATATTTCGGGGGCCACTTTAGAAAAGTGTGTCCCCTTTGCTTTGTGCGACTGAATGAGTGTGTAGCTTTGATCCAGCGGTTTATGGGGGGAATACCAATAGGATCCCAAATATGTAATCGAAGCCACTTTTTGATCATACGACAAAATAAGCATGAGCCGCATGGTGCAATCATAGGGCAATAACTCAGGGCCGAGCAATAACGGGTCTGATGGGATAAACTCCTCTACAATGAATGCGTTGGACCTATCAATGGCATATTGCGAATATGACCTTTCCATATCATCCAGCAATACCTGCTTGGGAGAACAAAAGATATATTTGAGAGTCGAGAGCAGATCTTTTTTTTCCAAAATAATGACCCCACGCCCCATCATCGACCGAATCGGTTTGATCACCACAATATCACCCGGAATATCAGCTGCAATCTGTGTCGCAAGAGCCTCAGATGCTCCTTTAAGATAGACCTTCCAAATGGGACGGAGTTTTTTAGCCTCATTGATCTGATCTAATAGGCAGTTCATCGCATACTTGTTTTGAGAATAGGGTAGAATAGCCCGATCAAGAAAAAGCATTTGAGGGAACCTTTTGTGCTCTTTTTGCAAAATCGGCTGAGGGCTTAAAGAAAAAAAACACGTTTGATAATCAGATAAGCGGTCGGGATCTCCTATAGGCTTCTCTCTTATTTTTGCAGCAATCCCTCCTTCTAAGTGGATGGAAGACCATCCGTGCGCGACAAAAGCTTTGTGCATATTTTTATAAAGGGGATGCGTAAAGTAGCCTTTTGAATAATAGCGTTTTAAAAAATGACAATAGCGGTCAGGGATTGCACCCTCTCCCTCAAGGAGCTCAGAACCACTGAATCGGGAATACGAACCGGGCTGTATCTCGCAGATTTTAACCCCTTGCTCCCGGTTGTACTTTAAATCGACAACAATAAAAGAAATATCGGCCATCGGATAAAGACAGTTTGTCCAAGCAAAAAGAATCAATCCAATGCCAATTTTCAAAAGCGTTTGCTCACAGTCAGTTTCAAAGCATTCGACCAATAATTAGCTCCGAATTCCCCTCCATAGCTGAGATCAACCATCAAAGAGCGATCTTTTTCTAAGAAGAAAATAAAGTCTAAGCCAAGCGCTCCCAGATTTAGAACCTGATCAACTGCCACCACCGTAAAAGATCCCGGCGCTCCTACAAAAGAGGTTTGAACGGTTCCCACTCCAAATGGTTTTTCAAAGACATATGAAACTTTTTCTCTAAGTGAAAAAATCCCCCAATTCCGTTCCCATTCTTGACCAAACTTGAGTCCCGTTTCACTACGCACCATTGAACTATTATTGGCAGTTTGAGAAGCATTAAAAGGAGATGCGCCGGTCTCAGTATACCCTTTCTGCCAAGAGATCGCCCAATCAAGTGCAGTAAATGGAACAATGCTACACCATGAATATCCCCACTCATATCCCACCTCTAAATGAGGAATCAGCTGCCAATCGGTAATATCGGCAGACGCTTTTTTAGAAAATCCCGGAAATGAAATATTTCTCGTATTGTCGGTCTGATTTAATGCCCCCCAGAGTGCAGGTGAAAAATAGAAATGACCTGCAAAAACATTCCCGTAAAGAGCCAAAAGATAAGAGTTAATGTTCCCTTTACCCATATCTTGATCTTCGTCAAAGTGAGAACGGACATAGGAGAGTGCGCCCCCGACAACATTCCTATTTTCCCATGCATGATCACAGCCAATGAGCACCGCTCCCGAGCTCATATTAAAGGAGGGATTTTGATCAATTGCCGAAAGGTGAGCATAATTTCCATAGCCGGCAACCCAAAGGGTCCATTGATGGTCGACAAAGGGAGGTGGAGGAGGCGTTTCAGAGGTATCAGCTATAAGTGATGCCATAAAATGAGCGCGATCGGAGCGACGGGGAGCAAATCGGTAGCAATCGAGGTGTGAAGCGAGCTGTCCGCCAAGAGAAAATGCCGTCTGAATGCCTACATAAGAGCCAAACGCATTTCTAGAAGGAGAGAGCGCTTCGAGCGCTTCTTCCAAAGCGCTTCCGGATAAATTACCTAATTCACTGACCATTTCAGTTGTTCCATTCGCATTGAAATAGTTTGCTAAGATTAAAGAATTGCCCGAAAGGTTGTTTGTTGTTGAAATGGGAATATTAAACTGATAGTTGAGCAAAAGATTGTGAGATCCTTGAGAGAGCGATAGATTGAAATTGGGGAGCGCCGTAATTGAAACCGTGTCAAAAGAACCGCTGATTCCTCCGGTTGTTCTAATAATCGTATATTGGCCACTTTGTGCATAAGTTCCGGAATTTTGAGTGATCGAGATCGTCCCATCTAGGGTTGCCGTTCCCGTCACGTCTAAGAGAGTCGCTGCAGAGGGACCCATTTCGACAACAAATGTAGAACCTGAGTCAAAGCTAACAGGGCCACTTGATAACGTGCCGATTGAATTGCCCGGAGCAAGTGTTCCGGACACATCAAGATCTCCTCCTACCGAACCGGTTCCCTTAAGAGTCCCGTCTGCGCCAACGGTCATATTACCCGGAAGTGTGCCATTCAGGATTAAAATCCCCCCCGTCACCTCATTAGCACCGCTCAGTGTATTTGTATTTGTGATGATTAGTGTTCCCGTATTGCCTTTTGTTAAAGAGCCTCCCCCGGAAATCACTCCGTCAATGGTATTTGTTCCCGAACTTTTGATGTTTAGAGTCGCATCTGTCTCAATACGAATTTCATCAGTGGAGTCATCTGAACTCACATTATTGAATGTATTAATTCCTGCGGCATTCACCTCAAAATAGTTATTTCCCTCAGTCATTGCAACGTTAATAATTGTTGGGCCGGAAGCGCCGGAATACGTTTGAAGTTCTCCATATCCTTTTAGATTATAAAGAACGGTTCCCCCTCCATCCCCGGCAGGGCCTGCTTCAATTGTCACATTTGCCGGATCATATTCTAGGGGATGATGTTCATAAATCTCAAAGGTTGCCGTAATATCCGAATCGACATTAACACCGGCTACACCGGATACGCTAAGATCAGTAATGACAGAAACTTGAGTGTCATCCGTAAATTGACATTGATCAAATGTCAACAAGGGACCGGCGTCTTGATTTGAAAGAGGACTATTGGCACCATTCCCATTAAATATGGCCGTGCTATCGGTTGGAACACCACCCGCCCAGTTGCTAGGACTTTGCATATCGGAAGAGGATGTACCGGTCCAAGTACTGTCTGCCCAAAGGGACATAGAAATAAGTACGGTATGCGCAACCAGCGCGATTTTCATCCATTGATTTCCGAGTCCAGTAATTCTAATCATATTCCCTGAATTTAAAAACAAAATTATATAAATCGTTTAATACTTTTGAGGCAAGATAAGAATGGCATCCGAAATGGGTCGGAGTTTTTTTTGTCCATTGGCCTCATCTTGATCGCCACGCGGAGTGTTTTTAACCTGGCCTTCATAAACCATAGTTGAACTCCCACCTCCATCTAAATTGAGGGCATCGACACAACCGAGCTTCTCCATAAAATGGCTCAATTCATAGATTGTCATCCCATCAAAAAGGCCTGTTTTATCTACAACAACAAAAACCCAATTTCCATTTGGCAAAATGCCTACGGCTGTTCTCGCACATTTCCCGATGAGAAAAGACTTGTTTGCCTGTTCAAGTTGAAAGTCCATTAATTTCGAACCGTGATGGATTAGAAGAGGACAGCCCCCGACAATGTAATCAAATTGATTCCATTGTCCTTGAGACTCTTGATCGATCTGTGGGAGCGCTTCTATAGAAAAAGAGAGGGGCATTCCCACTTTTAACCGTTCTTTAAGAGGGTGTTTCTCCTGAAGAGAGAGCACATACCCATTCTCTTCGGGGATAAGCGAATCGCCTCCTTGAATCACCTTCTCAATAACTCCATTGACTATGACAAGTTCTTCTCCATCTCGATCGGTAAGCGTTGTTTGGTGATAACGGGAGTTGAAAAGGATAGCTTCCCCCTCTTTTCGAGGCCGATTGAGCCCATCGATAGGAACCACCATTTTTTCTGAGCACACTTGTGCTGTCGCTAAAAGACAATCAATCCGTGGCTTTTGCCTTTTTGACGACCAGCCGATAGCGCCCCTTGGCTTAGAAGGAAGGGCATACCACTCACCGATCTTTAATGCACCCGCAGCCAGTCCGTCAACAGCCCCTCCTATTTTAAAAAAACCCCCATTGACAGCCGCCCAAGCTCCCAAACGCCGGCTGATTGATAAAGCCGTTTGCCTACCCAAAGCCTTTGCAGGATTGATCTGATAAAGATCGGGATTGACCTTGATGATATGAACCGACTGAGATCCCAATATAAAACTCAGAGCGGAAGAAGAAAGGGGAATTTCAATATGTTGATACTCAAGTCCCTCTCTTGAAAAAAGAGATATAAGAGGGAGAAAAAAAAGGAGAACCCACCTTCCTTTCATATCAATAAACTCACAACGTTAATATTAAAAGTCTTTCCTAACAGTTAAGTTCAACTGATTAGACCAGTATCGAGATCCGAATTCCCCTTCGTAGGCTAAATCAACCTTAACCGGTTGTTGCTTGCCAATAACAAAAAGAAAGTCCAAGCCTATCGCCCCTAAATTGAGATTTTGATTGACTGCTTGTACCGTAAACGTACCGGGTGTTCCTATAAAGGCCGTCTTAACAGAGCCTGTACCAAAAGGCTTTTCAAAAATATAACTCGCTTTCTCTCTCAAGAAAAAAGTGCCCCAATCGTATTCCCATTTCTCACAAAATTTCAATCCCGTTTCACTCTGCACCATGGAGAAACTTTCTGCCTCACTCGTCGCGTTGAAAGGGGCTGCGCCTCGCTCTTCATACCCCCTTTGCCAAGTAATTGCCCAATCTACGGAGGAAAAAGGAAGGATATTCCCCCAAGAAAAAGAAGCATCATACCCAACTTCTAAATGAGGGACCAGTTGCCAAGCAAAAATATTTGCCTTTGCTTTTCCGAAGAATTCGGGAAAAGAAATCTCTCGCGTATTGTTGATTTCATCAAATATTCCCCAAATAACGGGAGAAAAATAAAAGTTTCTCGCAAAAATGTTTGCGTAGATGCCGGCAACATAAGCGTTGATATTGCCATGTCCAAAATGATTGTCTTCAGTATAGTGCGTATGAGCGTAGCCTAAAGAACCTCCGATCAGGTTTCTATTCTCATGATAATCAACCCCTATAAGCACACCTTCAGACAAGTAATTAAAGGAAGGATTCTGCAGCGAGGCTTTCTCATGAGCATATTCACCAAAACCCGAAATCCAGGCAGACACCCTATGCTCAGATTGCCGACTCTTATCAGATATCCCGACATATCCCGATGCATCGGCAACTAAGGCTGTCGTAAAAGCATTTTCCAAAGAAGCATTTCCTCCAATGCGAAAAGCATCCAAATGCCCCATGACAATTTGACTTAAAGAAAATGCCGTTTGCTGCGCGATAAAGGATCCAAAAGCATTTCTAGCCGGAGAAATGCGATTCAGTGCTCCCGGCAATTGACTCTCCGTTAGACTTGTCAAAAGAGAGAGTGTCGAAGACGATCCATTTTGGTTGAGATTGTTTGCAATGACAAGGGCATTGCCGGAAAGATGATTGGTCGAGATCTCGGAAGAAACCGGAGTTGCCCCTAAGAGGAGATATACAATATTAGACATATAGGATAGCTGAAACTGAGCTCCGGCAAGGCCTCCCGTAATGGTTGAATTAAATTCCCCTGTGTATGCCCCCTCTAGAATCGAATATTGTTTACTTTCGGGATAGGTGCCTGCATTTTGAATCACATTCACAGTCCCCCCAAGAGTCACACTGCCACCGCCTGTAATCACAATCTTAGAACTATCTGTTGGATCGATTTCAATATTTGTAGTAGACCCGCTATCTAAAATCAGATCCCCTCCCGATGTATCAAAAGTGAGAGTCCCGATCGAATTTCCGGGAGAGAGCTTTCCAAAAATAGTTCCCCCTCCATAAACTGTTCCCGCTCCCCCAAGAGTTCCCCCTGAATTAATCGTAACGCCCCCTAAAACCTGTCCATTAACAGAGAGCCTTCCACCGGATACCGTCGTTTTTCCGGTGTATGTGTTCATTCCCGATAAGACCAACGTGCCAAATCCACTCTTCGTTAAGGCTCCTGTTGATGTAGCAATGATCCCACTAACGGTTGTATTACCATCCCCCACAAATGTTAAATCCTGCGTGCCGCTGATGGCATTTGCGTTACTTAGCGTTAAAGTGCCGGAAGTCGATCCAATCGTTGTGGCGGAGCCAAGCGTCATTGCCCCGCTGCAAGTGTTGCTACCCGAAACGTTGAGAAGAGCGCCGCTTCCATCGCCTTCTCCATTCAATGTCATTGCATTCGCAGCCGTAATCCCCCCTTGCACTTGTAATTGCGCGCCACTTGTCACTGAAGCAGAACCACTGCCCAAAGCCGTGTTATTTTGAATATTCAATAGACCTGCGCTTAAACTCGTTGCGCCACTATACGTATTTGCCCCCGATAAGACCAATGTGCCACCCCCGCTTTTTGTCAGCGTTCCGGTTGATGTAGCAATGATCCCGCTAACCGTTGTATTGCCCTCCCCCACAAAGGTTAAATCCTGCGTGCCGCTGATGGCATTTGCATTACTTAGCGTTAAAGTACCGGAAGTCGATCCAATCGTTGTAGCGGAGCCAAGAGTGATTGCCCCACTCCAAATATTGCTGTCTGAAACGTTAAGAAAAGAACCGCTTCCATCGCTTTCTCCATTCAATGTCAAGGCATTTGCAACAGTGATTCCTCCTTGCAACTGAAGTTGAGGCACTACTCCGAGTTGAACCGTAACGGACCCACTGCCCAAAGCCGTATTATTTTGAATATTCAATACGCCCGCAGTTAAACTCGTTGCGCCACTATACGTATTTGCCCCCGATAAGACCAATGTGCCGCTTCCGCTTTTTGTCAGTGTTCCGGTTGATGTGGCAATGATCCCGCTGACTGTTGTGTTGCCCTCCCCCACAAATGTTAAATCCTGCGTGCCGCTGATGGCATTTGCGTTACTTAGCGTTAAAGTACCGGAAGTCGATCCAATCGTTGTGGCAGAGCCAAGAGTGATTGCTCCGCTATAAGTATTGCTACCCGAAACGTTCGCAAGAGCGCCGGTTCCACCACCTGTTCCATTCAATGTCAAGGCATTCGCAGCTGTAATCCCCCCTTGCACTTGTAATTGTGCGCCACTTGCAACCGAAGCAGAACCACTGCCCAAAGCCGTGTTATTTTGAATATTCAATAGACCTGCGTTTACAGTGACCCCTTCTGTATAGGTATTGGCCCCGGTCATGGTGAAAACACCCGTTCCTATTTTAATGATCTCACCACGACCGGAAATTACTCCTGCATATGTTGTATTATTGGAGTCTCCCAAAGTCAAAGAACCTGCATCTACATTATCAAAAGTTACATTCCCACCTAAACTTCCCCCTCCGGATAGACTCAAAATCGTATTAGGGATCCCTTGGTTATTAAGTTCAACCCCAGCGACATTCGCAAGGACAATTGCCGAACTGTGAGAAAAAGAATCTTCAGCTCCCGATCGAAAAATACCCTCATTTATAAATGTTGTGCCACCATAAGTACAAGTACCGGCTACACGCAATACATCTGCCCCTGTTTTAGTGATCCCTCCGGAACCTGTGATTGAATTACAACTAAATTCGGCATCGGTCACAATCGAAATATCATTTGGAAGAAACAGAGTTGTATTGCAATTAGCACCACCTGTTGCTTCATCTACGGTAATAGAATTGTAAACATTTAATGTTCCGCTATTTAGAGTAAAACTGAGTGCCGTAGTAAAATTTAAGCTGGCTACACTAAAAGTCGAATCGACGTTGGCACTAGCAAAACTACCGGTTGCATCGGTAAACGTTGCAACATCACTAGAATTATTTGGAACTGTATTGGGATTCCAGCTGTTTGTATCAGACCAATTCCCCCCATCTTGAATCCAACTGGCAGAACCGGCAAACAGATTCATATTTAGAAACGCAGTCGCTAGAAAAATCAACCCAAATCTCATTCAACTATCTCTTGTGATAAGCTCAAAAATTATTTATATCTATTTTTAAGATTATAGAAATATTATTTTTTGCATTTGCCTGAAAAAGAATCAGCTAAGAAAACTTCTTAACTTCAACTAAAGTCGAAGATAAAAACCAATTATTTCTGTAAAATTGAAGTTTCTTATAGGATAACTCCATGGGTTCAAAACAAATAACATATGTAGCATTTCTCCGCGCCATCAATGTCGGTGGCAATTCAATACTGCTCATGAGCGAATTAAAGGCGCTTTGCGAAAAATTAGGCTTTGAAAATGTGCGTACATACATCCAGAGCGGTAATGTCATATTTGATAGCGGGCTTTCAGAGGAGATCCTTAGGGAACAACTCGAAACAGCACTTGATAAAAAAATGGGTAAGCATATTGTCACGACCATACGTACCCTTGATGAACTCATCTACATCCTTAAAAAGAATCCGTTTTCAAAAGAGCCACCTGCAAAAGTCGGTGTGTTGTTTTTTACACACCCCATTCAAAATGATTTTTTATCTTGTATTTCAACCTCGACAGGTGAAGAAGTAAAAGTTAATAAACGAGAAGCCTATATCTACTACCCTAACGGTATGGGTCGCTCAAAACTAAAAATCCCCAAACAAAGGGATGAAGGGACGATGCGCAATATCAATACAATTCAAAAAATAGTTGAGATATAAAAATTTGTCGGAAAACAAAAAAAATATATACTCCATTTCAGCAGGCAAACAAACAATGGATATTAGATGTCTTCCCTCTTCACTAAATTATTCATAATCGTATTGGCCTCTTGCACTACCCTAGCCTTTACTGAAGATACCTTACCCTCTTCTGAAAATTGCCCTAAAGACAACTCTCCTTGCCGCACTACCCTTCGCCACATCGAGGCCGGCGGGGTTGGATATAGCCAGGGGTACACGACTCTGGAAGCTTTTTTAGCCCCCTCCCCCAACCTTTGGTCTTTCATGCCTATTTTGGATGCGAGGGCCCATCTCTTTGATAATGGCAAATGGGCTGCTAACGCAGGCCTTGGAGTCCGTACTATTTTAAGAAATCGAGTTTACGGAATCAATGCCTACTATGACTACAGAAATACAAGCCGATTGCACTATAACCAGATTGGTCTTGGACTCGAGACGCTAGGCGCCCTCTTCGATGTGCGGCTCAATGGTTATTTACCTGTAGGTAATAAGCTCTCCGCCCCCTATAACACACAGTATGCGGGCTTCTCCAATCACAACTTGATCCTCTCAAGGGCATATCAATATGCCCTGAAAGGGGTCAATGCAGAAATCGGTTTTCACTTCGGAAAAACTCGGCTATTTGACTTTTATGCAGCAGCCGGTCCTTATTATTACAAAGGAGAAATCGGCGATCACATTTGGGGTGGCGAAGGGAGGCTTGTTGCTACATTTAAAGACTACATGGCATTTCAAATCAGCGATTCTTATGATAACGCCTTTCACAACCGCTTCCAAGGACAAATCTCTTTCACGATTCCTCTTGGCTCTCTATTTCGCTCTAAAAAAAGGGACTCTTCCCACTCCTGCCAACCGAATGCTTTGATGGCTCGGATGGTCCAACCGATCAACCGACAAGAGATCATCCCCGTTGATACCGGCACCCAACAAACTGTCGCCACTGACCCTACCACCGGCCAACCGCTCTTCTTTGTCTTTGTTAATAACACGAGTTCATCACTCGGCACCTATGAAAGCCCCTATCCCACCCTAGCTCTTGCACAGGCCAATTCAAAACCCGGCGATATCATCTACGTCTTCCCCGGCGATGGGTCAACAACAGGAATGAATGCGGGCATCACACTCAAAGCCGCTCAGAAATTTTGGGGATCGGGAGTCAGCTATACGCTTCAAACCAATCAAGGAACCGTTATCCTCCCGGCGCAAAGCAGCTCTGCTCCGAAGATTACCAATGCCGATATCGACACGGATGGAAATGCAATCACCTTGGCAACCAATAACGTTATCAGCGGTTTTAACATCACATCTCCACTGAATGATGCTATCTATGGGGCCGATCTCCACAGCTTGGAGGTCTCTTCGTGCGTGATTGAAAGTGCTACCACTTATGCCCTCGAGGCCTCCTTTTCAGGAGATGCATCCATATCTTTAACAAACAATCAGCTTTTGAATAACGTCAACGGTATTTTTTTAACTCTTAATGGGACATCTACCTTGGTCTGTTCGGATAATACGTTTCAAGACCAAACATCCGTTTCCTCCGTCCCTCTAGATGTATCTGCGGATAGCAATACTTTTACAGCCCACATTAATAACAACCTTTTTGATAGCAATACAACTGGCAGCGTCCGGTTTAATCTTGAGAACGTCGTCAATGCTGACATCAACTTACTAAATAATACCATTACAAATAATGGAACAGGATCTCAGGCATCCTTAGGATCGAGTATTGTTCTTATTTCAACCGGGGTTATCGATGATTGTTCAATCTTAGTAAAAGACAACACATTCTCTGAAAATACATCGAATTCTCTTTACTTGCATACGTCCGGCGAAATGACAAATCTCGAAGTCACCGCATCTAACAATACAATGTCAGATAATGGAGGCTCCGGCTTAGTCATTGCAACCCCGGTTGATACTTTGACGCTAACGGCAACGGATAATACCATCACCGGATGCGATGACAACGGAATCTCAATTATCAGCTCCGGAACTACGACAACAGGGACAGTTACAATCAATAACAACACCCTTACGGATATTGGAAATACATCAAACGGAATATCTCTAAGCCAAAACTTTTCAACGCTTAATCTAACCGTATCGAATAACGAAATTAACCGATGTGAAGGGACGGGAATCCTCAGTTATTCCCCCACCGGCATCGATTCTCTCACATTAGATATCTCAGACAATATCATTAGCAATT contains:
- a CDS encoding inverse autotransporter beta domain-containing protein, whose product is MSSLFTKLFIIVLASCTTLAFTEDTLPSSENCPKDNSPCRTTLRHIEAGGVGYSQGYTTLEAFLAPSPNLWSFMPILDARAHLFDNGKWAANAGLGVRTILRNRVYGINAYYDYRNTSRLHYNQIGLGLETLGALFDVRLNGYLPVGNKLSAPYNTQYAGFSNHNLILSRAYQYALKGVNAEIGFHFGKTRLFDFYAAAGPYYYKGEIGDHIWGGEGRLVATFKDYMAFQISDSYDNAFHNRFQGQISFTIPLGSLFRSKKRDSSHSCQPNALMARMVQPINRQEIIPVDTGTQQTVATDPTTGQPLFFVFVNNTSSSLGTYESPYPTLALAQANSKPGDIIYVFPGDGSTTGMNAGITLKAAQKFWGSGVSYTLQTNQGTVILPAQSSSAPKITNADIDTDGNAITLATNNVISGFNITSPLNDAIYGADLHSLEVSSCVIESATTYALEASFSGDASISLTNNQLLNNVNGIFLTLNGTSTLVCSDNTFQDQTSVSSVPLDVSADSNTFTAHINNNLFDSNTTGSVRFNLENVVNADINLLNNTITNNGTGSQASLGSSIVLISTGVIDDCSILVKDNTFSENTSNSLYLHTSGEMTNLEVTASNNTMSDNGGSGLVIATPVDTLTLTATDNTITGCDDNGISIISSGTTTTGTVTINNNTLTDIGNTSNGISLSQNFSTLNLTVSNNEINRCEGTGILSYSPTGIDSLTLDISDNIISNCENASSNAASGIDIEQYTGLAGSVTNNTLSDNTGVAVMIGSTLSNPTVCMTLTDNTNDSSYLVSNPVGGTFNLSPCDVDTVNTGTITRDGTINAVRSCPDATSCP